In one window of Zingiber officinale cultivar Zhangliang chromosome 11A, Zo_v1.1, whole genome shotgun sequence DNA:
- the LOC122031207 gene encoding uncharacterized protein LOC122031207 gives MDSGTSTNLTLDENIMCPICLETPHNAVLLNCSSYDKGCRPFMCNTDSSLSNCFDQYKRAKGFSAATMVPSTASEVSSSSSQNFQVIPLNFDGLTCPFCRGDVTGISVVDNVRAYLDMKKRCCQEMDCGYVGNYVELQHHARQEHPNSRPSEVDPERQRAWEIFQQSVRDSIFRQRFLEPLQITLISEPPIFLGRPATRGIFEQRNFRSRSMRRRLHSNAIYDRNQRLV, from the coding sequence ATGGATTCTGGAACCTCAACAAATCTAACCTTGGATGAGAATATTATGTGCCCGATCTGTTTGGAAACTCCACACAATGCAGTGCTACTTAATTGCAGTTCATACGATAAAGGATGCAGGCCATTCATGTGTAACACAGATAGTTCTCTCTCAAACTGTTTCGATCAGTATAAACGTGCAAAAGGTTTTTCTGCCGCCACAATGGTTCCTTCAACCGCATCGGAGGTATCATCATCATCGTCGCAAAACTTTCAAGTAATTCCTTTGAATTTCGATGGCCTCACTTGCCCATTCTGTCGAGGAGATGTTACGGGAATTAGTGTGGTCGATAACGTCCGTGCATACCTCGACATGAAGAAAAGGTGCTGCCAAGAGATGGATTGTGGGTACGTCGGCAACTATGTTGAACTCCAACATCATGCTAGACAAGAGCATCCAAATTCTCGACCATCTGAAGTTGATCCAGAAAGACAACGAGCATGGGAGATTTTTCAGCAGTCCGTGAGAGATTCAATTTTCCGTCAGAGATTTCTGGAGCCCTTGCAAATCACTCTAATTTCCGAACCTCCAATTTTCCTTGGACGGCCGGCTACGCGAGGAATTTTTGAGCAAAGGAACTTTAGGAGTCGCTCTATGAGACGGAGACTTCACTCTAACGCAATCTATGATAGAAATCAAAGATTAGTCTAA